In Solanum pennellii chromosome 7, SPENNV200, the following are encoded in one genomic region:
- the LOC107025390 gene encoding uncharacterized protein LOC107025390 — MHRFRFMLCYLLLFVISAIPANAGEFTITTYPRKMMVERALLIADPPAEKSSIEDENEKEASYSIVEAPESTETEHHHSDKSVAGGGVIIGGLVTAIFATVYCYIRVTRKKSDAADH, encoded by the coding sequence atGCATCGATTTAGATTTATGCTTTGTTACTTACTTCTATTCGTAATTTCAGCAATTCCAGCAAACGCAGGGGAATTtacaataacaacatacccaaGAAAAATGATGGTTGAAAGAGCCTTATTAATTGCAGATCCGCCGGCTGAAAAGTCGTCAATCgaagatgaaaatgaaaaagaggCCTCTTATTCCATTGTTGAAGCTCCAGAGAGTACAGAAACAGAGCATCATCATTCTGACAAATCTGTTGCTGGTGGAGGGGTTATTATTGGTGGACTTGTAACTGCTATTTTTGCTACTGTTTATTGCTATATTAGAGTTACTAGAAAGAAATCAGATGCAGCAGATCATTAG
- the LOC107026271 gene encoding xyloglucan endotransglucosylase/hydrolase protein 9 yields MVSSNWVFSSLVMLFMVGLVSSAKFEELYQPSWAFDHLTTEGEILRMKLDHLSGTGFQSKSKYMFGKVTVQIKLVEGDSAGTVTAFYMSSDGPTHNEFDFEFLGNTTGEPYTVQTNVYVNGVGNREQRLKLWFDPSKDFHSYSIMWNQRQVVFLVDETPVRVHSNLEHRGIPYPKDQPMGVYSSIWNADDWATQGGLVKTDWSHAPFVASYKGFEINGCECPATVASAKNTRRCSSNGQKKYWWDEPVMSELNLHQSHQLIWVRANHMVYDYCTDSARFPVAPVECQHHQHKTNHN; encoded by the exons atggtgagTTCTAATTGGGTTTTTTCGAGTTTAGTGATGCTGTTTATGGTGGGCTTGGTTAGCTCTGCAAAATTTGAGGAGCTTTATCAACCCAGTTGGGCTTTTGACCATTTGACAACTGAAGGAGAAATTCTTAGAATGAAATTGGATCATCTCTCTG gTACTGGGTTTCAATCTAAGAGCAAATATATGTTTGGGAAAGTTACTGTTCAGATTAAGCTAGTTGAAGGTGACTCTGCTGGAACTGTCACTGCATTCTAT ATGTCATCAGATGGACCAACCCacaatgagtttgattttgagtttttagGCAATACAACTGGTGAACCATACACAGTACAAACAAATGTGTATGTCAATGGTGTTGGTAACAGAGAACAGAGATTGAAGCTTTGGTTCGACCCATCGAAGGATTTTCACTCTTATTCCATCATGTGGAATCAACGTCAAGTTGT ATTCTTGGTAGATGAAACCCCTGTTCGAGTGCATTCGAATTTGGAGCATAGAGGAATCCCATACCCCAAGGATCAACCAATGGGTGTGTACAGTTCGATTTGGAATGCAGATGATTGGGCTACCCAGGGCGGGCTTGTTAAGACTGATTGGTCACACGCGCCCTTTGTAGCATCCTATAAGGGATTTGAGATTAACGGTTGTGAGTGCCCAGCAACTGTTGCATCTGCTAAGAATACTCGGCGTTGCAGCAGTAATGGGCAGAAGAAGTACTGGTGGGATGAACCTGTTATGTCCGAGTTGAATTTGCACCAGAGTCACCAGCTGATATGGGTCAGGGCGAACCATATGGTTTACGATTATTGCACGGATAGCGCTAGGTTCCCTGTTGCCCCTGTTGAGTGCCAGCACCACCAGCACAAGACGAATCATAACTAG
- the LOC107024156 gene encoding disease resistance RPP13-like protein 4 has product MGDAIMEAVVELIVKDLSKEVNVHAQYAIQFESEFEVMKKELNLMRSYLTEANRLKGSSKLVKTTLSELQELIYEADNVVTDCQIREDYLSMKGNPSCLVPSPKEISFRYITGKKLTGLNKKIVKMHKKLRTFVGPITEQTRGDENISRRRTRWTSHIFDQSEIVGLSEDTRKIKEWIFSHSDSLHRVGIVGMGGLGKTTIAQKVYHDRQVNVRFQKKVWVSVSQTYDELLIMKGILKQLNGDDSGTDKGDLLNRILEALSHKSYLIVLDDVWSIDDGWWDRISRGLPKFVEHNDCIIITSRNDDVVKRMGATESRIHRPRLLDDEESWSLFCKFAFLSTKGKCNAQLEEVGREIVRKCHGLPLAIKTTGGMLSSKPHSLGEWTRICDNFREKLVSDSESNISVMASLQLSYDELPAHLKQCMLCFSIYPDDHEIEAEQLVRWWVGEGLVRGDGTETATDVAFDHLSELVSRCLVEAVQRRSFDGKVYSCKMHDMVRDMTILVAEDEKFCCFNRGRHIATVNSRHLGVTRETTFQSLYGNTKLRALVLTTTNYIGFNRKIALAEIKTLRVLDLSCVKLDTICLVDLWQWITSLKRLAYLNLRNVANLDEIPNSVRKLWGLQILVLRECKDLKKLPTSITTLPRLAILDVGSCPSLSCLPQGLSRLANLEELYGFKLPSPATTEACRLSEVVALTQLRVLHLDITEESMIHDKELAALKQLELLRVLSINAGDCENKDIIRKLDNLSPPTRIEELYLRHYLKETTPAWINPISLPQLQYLCIEDSRVLNRVSENFWGDNEDKWNVEGLCLKFLPRLEETWETFQNAMPSLKYLEVSHCNSLKNFRCNVEGLGYWTKPDEEEENKEDQDVISCHEGGNEGEFDDMH; this is encoded by the coding sequence ATGGGAGATGCAATCATGGAAGCTGTAGTCGAGCTCATCGTAAAGGACTTGTCAAAGGAAGTGAATGTGCATGCTCAGTATGCAATACAATTCGAAAGTGAGTTTGAGGTGATGAAGAAAGAGCTGAATCTCATGCGTTCGTATCTCACTGAAGCAAACAGGCTGAAAGGAAGCAGTAAGCTTGTCAAGACAACCTTATCTGAACTTCAAGAGCTGATTTATGAAGCAGATAATGTGGTCACGGATTGCCAAATCCGCGAAGACTATCTAAGTATGAAAGGGAATCCATCTTGCTTGGTTCCGTCTCCAAAGGAGATATCTTTCAGATATATAACTGGAAAGAAACTGACAGGACTTAACAAGAAGATAGTGAAAATGCATAAGAAGCTGAGGACCTTTGTTGGTCCAATAACAGAACAAACACGAGGTGACGAAAACATCAGTAGAAGAAGGACAAGATGGACCTCACACATTTTTGATCAATCTGAAATTGTGGGGTTATCAGAAGACACAAGAAAGATCAAAGAATGGATCTTTTCTCATAGCGATTCATTACATCGCGTTGGCATTGTAGGTATGGGCGGTTTGGGTAAAACCACAATCGCGCAAAAGGTGTACCATGACAGACAAGTGAATGTGAGATTTCAAAAGAAAGTTTGGGTTTCTGTATCTCAAACTTATGATGAGCTTCTCATCATGAAGGGTATTTTGAAACAGTTGAATGGAGACGATAGCGGAACTGACAAAGGAGATTTGCTTAACAGAATTCTTGAAGCACTTTCACACAAGTCATACTTGATTGTCTTGGATGATGTATGGAGTATTGATGATGGATGGTGGGATAGAATCTCAAGGGGATTACCAAAGTTTGTAGAGCACAATGATTGTATTATAATTACATCAAGAAATGATGATGTTGTCAAGAGAATGGGAGCTACAGAATCAAGAATTCATCGACCAAGATTGCTCGATGATGAAGAGAGTTGGTCATTGTTCTGTAAATTTGCATTTTTGTCAACTAAAGGGAAGTGCAATGCTCAATTGGAAGAAGTTGGAAGAGAGATCGTGCGTAAATGTCATGGTCTTCCTCTAGCCATCAAGACCACAGGTGGGATGTTATCATCAAAACCACATTCACTCGGGGAGTGGACAAGGATATGTGACAACTTTCGAGAGAAATTGGTATCGGATAGTGAAAGCAATATTTCAGTAATGGCTTCTTTGCAACTAAGTTATGATGAGCTTCCTGCTCATTTAAAGCAGTGTATGTTATGCTTCTCAATCTATCCAGATGACCATGAAATTGAGGCGGAACAATTGGTTCGTTGGTGGGTAGGGGAAGGATTAGTCCGTGGCGATGGCACAGAAACTGCAACAGATGTAGCTTTTGATCATTTGTCTGAACTCGTAAGTCGGTGCTTGGTTGAAGCTGTGCAAAGAAGAAGCTTTGATGGCAAAGTTTATAGTTGCAAGATGCATGATATGGTTAGGGACATGACAATTCTCGTTGCAGAAGACGAGAAATTTTGTTGCTTCAATCGAGGGAGGCACATAGCCACGGTTAACTCTAGGCACTTGGGGGTTACAAGGGAAACAACTTTTCAGTCCTTATATGGGAACACAAAGCTAAGAGCACTTGTTCTCACTACAACAAATTACATCGGCTTCAACAGGAAAATCGCTCTGGCTGAAATCAAGACTCTCAGGGTCTTGGACTTGTCATGTGTCAAGCTAGATACAATCTGTTTGGTTGATCTATGGCAATGGATCACATCACTAAAGCGACTAGCTTATTTAAATCTGAGAAATGTTGCAAATTTGGACGAGATTCCAAACTCCGTAAGGAAGTTATGGGGCCTCCAAATACTGGTCCTTAGAGAATGCAAAGACTTAAAAAAGCTACCAACATCAATCACAACACTTCCAAGATTGGCAATTCTTGATGTTGGAAGCTGTCCATCCTTGTCATGCTTACCACAAGGTCTCTCTAGGCTTGCCAATCTTGAAGAGCTGTACGGGTTCAAGTTACCGAGTCCAGCAACAACAGAAGCTTGTCGCCTGAGTGAAGTCGTGGCACTGACTCAACTTCGGGTACTGCACTTAGACATAACAGAGGAAAGCATGATACATGACAAGGAATTGGCTGCATTGAAACAACTTGAACTACTAAGGGTGTTATCGATCAATGCAGGGGACTGTGAAAACAAGGACATCATAAGGAAGCTGGATAACTTGTCACCACCAACGCGCATTGAAGAGTTATATCTAAGGCACTACCTCAAAGAAACTACACCAGCATGGATAAACCCCATTTCACTTCCCCAACTGCAGTACCTTTGCATCGAAGATTCAAGAGTACTTAACCGCGTGAGTGAAAATTTTTGGGGAGATAATGAGGATAAGTGGAATGTTGAAGGACTGTGCTTGAAATTCTTGCCAAGGCTGGAGGAAACATGGGAAACATTCCAAAATGCAATGCCATCTCTCAAATACTTAGAAGTCAGCCACTGCAATTCGCTGAAAAACTTCAGATGTAACGTTGAGGGTTTAGGATATTGGACAAAGCCAGATGAAGAGGAGGAAAACAAGGAAGATCAAGACGTGATTTCGTGCCACGAAGGAGGTAATGAAGGAGAATTTGATGACATGCactga
- the LOC107025662 gene encoding fasciclin-like arabinogalactan protein 21 produces the protein MASSGCHALFFVLLSIVLAYTAIKSTIHSKSTVNYSNSPQQFNKHALTMKASKALRNQGFNIIATLLQLSPEIFLSTQQSTIFAIQDSAISKLSVPSWAMKQLLHYHISPTKFPFQQLLNMSQGCCLTTLLSQKKIAITRIDKKQSIIEINNVSVSHPGVFLEGNLSIHGVSGAFSVLDFHGIDEHIDVIQSPICDEMPNESVTGTKNLVNWPRIINWLSSNGYASFAIELHSVLDGVLQDSANLSFVTIFAPPHLGFLSSPSPLLERIVKLHIMPQRYTFMELSFLPDISSLKTLAPALNVTISKSNFSRVLIIDGVEITAPDIFVSKTFVIHGISRPFHLEELSISFR, from the coding sequence ATGGCTAGTTCTGGATGTCATGCTCTGTTTTTCGTACTCCTCTCCATAGTTCTTGCTTACACAGCAATCAAATCCACCATTCATTCTAAATCAACCGTCAATTACTCAAATTCACCTCAACAATTCAACAAACATGCCCTCACCATGAAAGCTTCTAAAGCTCTTAGAAATCAAGGATTCAACATTATAGCTACTCTACTTCAACTCTCTCCTGAGATTTTCCTATCAACTCAACAATCCACCATTTTCGCAATTCAAGATTCCGCCATTTCCAAGCTCTCCGTTCCTTCTTGGGCAATGAAGCAGCTCCTTCATTACCATATTTCTCCTACAAAATTcccatttcaacaattgttgaATATGTCCCAAGGTTGTTGCTTGACGACCCTTTTATCTCAGAAGAAAATTGCCATCACCAGAATTGATAAAAAACAGAGCATCATCGAGATCAACAATGTCTCTGTTTCTCATCCTGGTGTGTTTCTTGAAGGAAATCTTTCGATTCATGGAGTTAGTGGGGCCTTTTCTGTGTTAGATTTTCATGGAATCGACGAACATATAGACGTTATTCAATCACCAATTTGTGATGAAATGCCAAACGAAAGTGTTACCGGTACCAAGAACTTGGTTAATTGGCCAAGAATCATCAACTGGCTCAGCTCCAATGGATATGCCTCCTTTGCAATTGAATTGCATTCTGTTCTTGATGGGGTTCTTCAAGATTCTGCAAATTTAAGCTTTGTAACAATCTTTGCTCCTCCACATTTGGGATTTTTATCATCTCCTTCACCATTGCTTGAAAGAATCGTAAAGCTTCACATAATGCCCCAGAGATACACTTTCATGGAATTATCTTTCTTGCCGGACATATCATCCCTCAAAACACTGGCTCCAGCCCTGAATGTCACCATTTCTAAGAGCAATTTTTCGCGCGTTTTGATCATTGATGGTGTGGAGATCACAGCACCAGATATTTTCGTGTCTAAGACGTTTGTCATCCATGGAATATCTCGCCCTTTTCACTTGGAGGAGCTATCCATTTCATTCAGATga